The Plectropomus leopardus isolate mb chromosome 15, YSFRI_Pleo_2.0, whole genome shotgun sequence genome has a segment encoding these proteins:
- the LOC121954698 gene encoding L-threo-3-hydroxyaspartate ammonia-lyase, with protein sequence MNFAAQIFYSSYLSERLERLYSPRPALKDSEENDPFWQRDELRLGPSQPGGSYKSGPISNGAAGRRPTLIEPERLKDFGEEELLNGDVKMYDTKVVGAPEIMLMEPPKTRRVSEFRILPRPLIQYLRFEDISAAAFRIQSVIQKTPCTYSRLSKQYGMEIYLKKEHLHYTGSVKERGVLYLLTSLTQAQQRKGVIVATDCNFSMAVAHHAVELKIPVFVIMPSCCSSPRLRIYRDYGAMVISYGSTGHDSQNHARHLASENGYLYLEEDESAAYLAGLGTVGMEIYEQVSKLDAVVVPAAGQYGLLAGTAAAIKHLDSRILVIGIEPESFPLLLQSLKTDGPIKDMHSNPNKKLYGDLMERSLGVNTFQLAKKLVDKVITVSEEDSLVAMLRFQEFERSTVDTEGAMGLAAILAGQLPELRGKKVAVVVSSANMEMELVRQCVDHALVLDDRVSKFSVKLGEWPGDMAKLLDVLSREDVRLLDVCHRRQSDKSDLFKAKVECVVETRDKTQSTQLRKTLSERYPSICWLDR encoded by the exons ATGAACTTTGCTGCCCAGATATTCTACTCAAGCTACTTGAGTGAACGACTTGAGCGTTTGTACTCACCCAGGCCTGCACTTAAAGACAGCGAGGAGAATGACCCCTTCTGGCAGAG AGATGAGTTGCGTCTGGGCCCCAGTCAGCCTGGCGGATCTTACAAATCTGGCCCCATCAGTAACGGCGCCGCAGGCCGCAGACCCACCCTCATTGAACCGGAGCGGCTGAAGGACTTTGGTGAGGAGGAGCTTCTCAATGGGGACGTGAAGATGTATGACACCAAGGTGGTGGGGGCTCCTGAGATCATGCTCATGGAGCCTCCCAAAACCAGACGTGTCAGCGAGTTCAGGATCCTACCCAGACCTCTCATCCAGTATCTCCGCTTTGAGGACATCAGTGCCGCGGCCTTCAGGATCCAGTCAGTGATACAGAAGACACCCTGCACG tacTCCAGACTGTCCAAACAGTACGGGATGGAGATCTACCTGAAGAAGGAGCACCTGCACTACACAGGCTCTGTGAAGGAGAGAGGAGTCCTCTACCTGCTCACCTCCCTCACAcag GCGCAGCAGAGGAAGGGTGTGATTGTTGCCACCGACTGTAACTTCTCCATGGCCGTGGCTCATCACGCAGTGGAGCTGAAGATACCCGTGTTTGTCATCATGCCGTCGTGCTGCTCCTCGCCTCGCCTCAGAATCTACAGAGACTACGGCGCCATGGTCATCTCCTATGGCAGCACCGGCCACGACTCCCAGAACCACGCCCGCCATCTGGCCTCAGAGAATGGATACCTCTACCTTGAAGA GGATGAAAGTGCAGCGTACCTAGCAGGACTGGGCACTGTGGGCATGGAGATCTATGAGCAAGTGTCCAAACTGGATGCAGTGGTGGTTCCTGCAGCTGGACAGTACGGTCTACTGGCTGGTACAGCTGCAGCCATCAAACACCTCGACTCACGAATTCTTGTCATA GGAATTGAACCAGAGAGTTTCCCCCTGCTGTTACAATCTCTGAAAACTGATGGTCCAATCAAAGACATGCACAGCAACCCCAATAAGAAACTCTATGGAG ATCTTATGGAGCGTTCGCTGGGTGTTAACACCTTCCAGCTGGCAAAGAAACTAGTCGATAAAGTCATCACTGTCAG TGAGGAGGACTCTCTGGTGGCGATGCTGCGGTTTCAAGAGTTTGAACGCTCCACTGTGGACACAGAGGGAGCCATGGGACTCGCTGCCATCTTGGCTGGACAACTACCGGAACTAAGAGGCAAAAA GGTCGCTGTGGTGGTGAGCAGCGCTAACATGGAGATGGAGCTGGTGAGACAGTGTGTGGACCACGCCCTGGTGCTGGATGATCGGGTCAGTAAGTTCTCAGTGAAGCTGGGAGAATGGCCAGGAGACATGGCTAAGCTGCTGGACGTCCTGTCCAGGGAGGACGTCAG GTTGTTGGACGTCTGCCATCGGAGACAAAGTGACAAGTCAGACCTCTTCAAGGCAAAG GTGGAGTGTGTGGTGGAAACCAGAGATAAGACACAGAGCACTCAGCTGCGCAAGACACTGAGTGAGCGCTACCCCTCTATATGCTGGCTGGACCGGTGA